From the genome of Helicoverpa zea isolate HzStark_Cry1AcR chromosome 1, ilHelZeax1.1, whole genome shotgun sequence, one region includes:
- the LOC124634297 gene encoding uncharacterized protein LOC124634297 translates to MVLSDFLTETRRRWLKAFKLFKRNKSRKNTRNRISPELSRSPSYSGTVDARSDIDIQRFCACRASMPPLHISSNESYENNSYYSSYNSYNSSRIDSLESYGTNESNSGSARSDSAYDSARSSPEHARVCYATVTYFNVNDSEDSSSIRTEYTLLDDAEADRMNDLDEMEHVDEDERTQNMINESIELVSTL, encoded by the coding sequence GCCTTCAAACTGTTCAAGAGGAACAAGAGCCGTAAAAACACGCGCAACCGAATATCCCCCGAGCTGTCGCGGTCTCCGTCCTACAGCGGCACGGTGGACGCGCGCTCCGACATCGACATCCAGCGCTTCTGCGCGTGCCGGGCCTCTATGCCACCCCTGCATATCTCCAGCAACGAGTCCTACGAGAACAACTCCTACTACAGCAGCTACAACAGCTACAATAGCTCCAGGATCGACAGCCTTGAGAGCTACGGCACCAACGAGTCCAACAGCGGCAGTGCTCGCTCAGACTCCGCCTACGACTCCGCCCGCTCCAGCCCCGAACACGCCAGGGTCTGCTACGCCACCGTCACGTACTTCAATGTAAACGACAGTGAGGACAGCAGCAGCATCCGGACGGAGTACACGCTCCTCGATGACGCAGAGGCTGACCGAATGAATGACCTGGACGAGATGGAACACGTGGACGAAGACGAACGAACGCAGAACATGATCAACGAGAGCATTGAGCTGGTGAGCACGTTATGA
- the LOC124634894 gene encoding hairy/enhancer-of-split related with YRPW motif protein-like, giving the protein MEYHHRHMEQPGPQLQGQGAQWGYGWGPPAPAPAPPAPAQRNKRTHSESEDDAFSEESSKDATSPGGDSCQLMTRKRRRGVIEKKRRDRINTSLTELKRLVPAACEKQGSAKLEKAEILQLTVDHLKMLHAKGLDTFAYDPQRYAMDYHSIGFRECAAEVARYLVSCEGLDIQDPLRLRLMSHLQCFAAQRELAAKSANWGYPQYPATPVPQPQHGYTELGAPRQDIPVTSAATTVAAPTAMSAIAAPLTAAPSYPHYPAPPAPPGPPGPHPAPPAPHYPTPYPHHPPHHQYSQNSSKPYRPWGAELAY; this is encoded by the exons ATGGAATACCATCATCGTCATATGGAGCAGCCAGGTCCTCAGCTGCAAGGCCAGGGGGCCCAGTGGGGGTACGGCTGGGGCCCACCAGCGCCGGCCCCGGCCCCACCTGCGCCGGCGCAGCGGAACAAGAGAACGCACTCAGAGAGTGAAGACGATGCCTTTTCTGAAGAAAGCAGTAAGGATGCGAC GTCTCCCGGCGGCGACTCCTGCCAACTGATGACTCGCAAGCGACGCCGCGGCGTGATTGAGAAGAAGCGACGCGACCGCATCAACACCTCGCTGACGGAACTCAAGCGGCTGGTGCCCGCGGCATGCGAGAAGCAAGGCAGTGCCAAGCTCGAGAAGGCCGAGATACTGCAGCTGACGGTGGATCACTTGAAGATGCTGCATGCTAAAG GACTGGACACGTTCGCGTACGACCCTCAGAGGTACGCGATGGATTACCACAGTATTGGATTCCGGGAGTGCGCCGCAGAGGTGGCGAGATACCTCGTCAGCTGCGAAGGCCTCGACATCCAGGATCCTTTAAGACTCCGGCTCATGAGCCACCTGCAATGCTTCGCTGCTCAAAGAGAGTTAGCGGCGAAGTCTGCGAACTGGGGCTATCCTCAATACCCAGCGACGCCTGTACCTCAGCCGCAACATGGCTACACGGAGTTGGGAGCACCTCGGCAAGACATACCTGTGACGTCAGCAGCGACGACGGTGGCTGCACCGACAGCCATGTCAGCGATCGCCGCTCCCCTCACCGCAGCTCCGAGCTATCCTCACTACCCTGCCCCTCCCGCGCCGCCGGGACCCCCCGGGCCTCACCCGGCGCCACCAGCCCCCCACTACCCCACACCCTACCCCCACCATCCTCCTCACCACCAGTACTCACAGAACAGTTCGAAGCCCTACAGGCCGTGGGGTGCTGAACTAGCCTATTAA